Proteins encoded together in one Candidatus Wallbacteria bacterium window:
- the trmD gene encoding tRNA (guanosine(37)-N1)-methyltransferase TrmD, whose translation MIINILTIFPETVQSAVEYSLLGKASQNGIICFRIVNPRDFTKDRHHQVDDYPYGGGPGMLMMAPPVVEAVESIEGYDTENSELILLSPQGEVFTQALTLELSKKSQLTFICGHYEGIDERMVKILKPREISIGDYVTMGGEFPAICMIEAIARQIPGVIGDEGSFQNDSFYQKKLDCPHYTRPPEYRGESVPEVLLSGHHLKIELWRRKQALLRTRQRRPDIFGKLELTRQDLKLLEEDDDD comes from the coding sequence ATGATCATTAACATCCTGACGATTTTTCCTGAGACAGTCCAGAGCGCAGTTGAATACAGCCTGCTCGGCAAAGCTTCCCAGAACGGGATCATCTGTTTCCGGATCGTCAATCCCAGGGATTTCACCAAAGACAGGCATCATCAGGTCGACGATTATCCATATGGAGGAGGGCCCGGCATGCTGATGATGGCACCACCGGTAGTGGAAGCTGTTGAGAGCATCGAGGGCTATGATACTGAAAACAGCGAACTGATCCTGCTCTCCCCCCAAGGAGAAGTCTTCACCCAGGCCTTGACACTGGAGCTTTCCAAAAAAAGCCAGCTCACTTTCATTTGCGGCCATTATGAAGGCATTGATGAGCGGATGGTGAAAATATTGAAACCCAGAGAGATCTCCATTGGAGATTATGTGACCATGGGCGGTGAATTTCCGGCCATCTGCATGATCGAAGCCATTGCCAGGCAGATTCCGGGTGTGATAGGCGACGAAGGCTCATTTCAGAATGATTCATTCTATCAGAAGAAACTGGACTGTCCGCATTATACCAGACCTCCAGAGTACAGGGGCGAATCAGTGCCTGAAGTGCTGCTCTCAGGCCATCACCTGAAGATCGAGCTCTGGAGAAGGAAACAGGCCCTGCTGCGGACCAGGCAGCGCAGACCGGATATATTCGGGAAACTGGAACTGACGCGCCAGGATCTGAAGCTGCTGGAAGAAGATGATGATGATTAA
- a CDS encoding RNA methyltransferase encodes MMINLVLVHYPCVDKNHDTVATAAFPLDVQDIARSCATFGVKRFFVVHPEPRQREFLQSVVDFWAKEEARQWNESRSVALELVEILPSLEALLEKISNPLLVTTSASLNPEKNIIFSDLKKITSDPDREILLILGTGYGLHKSVFEQSALQLEPIYGASNYNHLSVRSAAAIILSRLI; translated from the coding sequence ATGATGATTAATCTGGTGCTGGTCCATTATCCCTGCGTGGATAAAAACCATGACACAGTGGCAACTGCGGCCTTCCCGCTCGACGTGCAGGACATTGCCAGATCCTGCGCCACGTTTGGTGTTAAAAGATTCTTCGTTGTCCATCCGGAACCCAGGCAGCGGGAGTTCCTGCAATCTGTCGTGGATTTCTGGGCGAAAGAGGAAGCCAGGCAATGGAACGAAAGCCGCAGCGTCGCGCTGGAACTGGTGGAAATACTGCCTTCACTGGAAGCGCTGCTTGAAAAAATTTCAAATCCGCTGCTCGTCACAACTTCCGCTTCCCTGAATCCGGAAAAAAATATTATTTTTTCAGATCTTAAAAAAATCACTTCTGACCCTGACAGGGAAATTTTACTGATCCTGGGAACAGGTTACGGACTTCATAAAAGTGTTTTCGAACAGTCTGCCTTACAGCTCGAACCGATTTATGGAGCTTCAAACTATAATCATCTGTCAGTGCGCAGCGCAGCTGCCATTATTCTTTCCAGGTTGATTTAA
- a CDS encoding S-layer homology domain-containing protein yields MTKLFTALLLVAFCVSAATAASSPFSDVPRDHWAYKAVQRLADDGILKGDKTGKLNGNQQITRYEFALMLSRALGQLESGTTNVRSLKMNTIDDLNKLSLEFKDEMALLGERHDKIKTELAKLHASVGSLKQEVNGMKATRVVPNDKINISGDSTIKSNSIRYSDRAAPRNFAASYDSEYYEQRLALNIASNVNDGVRGFVRIEKFGYWNAADGDWSVLNPAKGTKGFLADTSFRTPLALVDFSNIPRIDLLRFGRQPFKIGNQFNLSGTFDGIVLNKTVFEDPYYQTTVAAFKFNNTSAAAGFNDTNDNDGLDLRLASLKANYGDRFLYELYLANLENDTGILMPDQTVKIGLVNEDTLQNMKWIGLSLNYNLDERWQLQGEVSRKYWEGDVDFNGDGTNDGNSDSGFLAAVVFQPGFKNNVKVQTEHYGKYFTSIGVTGGSIVRRAEAMGYWRDFDSFLTD; encoded by the coding sequence ATGACGAAGCTTTTCACAGCACTCTTACTCGTGGCGTTCTGCGTCAGCGCCGCTACAGCAGCGAGTTCCCCGTTCAGCGATGTTCCCAGGGATCACTGGGCTTACAAAGCCGTGCAGCGGCTGGCGGACGACGGGATCTTAAAAGGCGACAAAACCGGCAAGCTCAACGGCAATCAGCAAATCACCCGCTATGAATTCGCGCTGATGCTGTCCAGAGCCCTCGGACAGCTCGAATCGGGCACCACTAACGTCCGTTCGCTGAAAATGAACACCATCGACGACCTCAACAAACTCTCACTCGAATTCAAGGATGAGATGGCACTGCTTGGCGAGCGGCATGATAAAATCAAGACCGAACTCGCTAAACTTCATGCATCTGTAGGATCATTGAAGCAGGAAGTCAACGGCATGAAAGCCACCAGAGTGGTCCCGAACGACAAAATCAACATTTCGGGCGACTCCACAATCAAATCCAACAGCATCAGATACTCCGACCGCGCGGCGCCGAGAAACTTTGCTGCCAGCTATGACAGCGAATATTATGAGCAGCGCCTGGCCCTGAACATAGCCTCCAACGTCAATGACGGCGTCAGAGGATTCGTCCGAATTGAAAAATTCGGCTACTGGAACGCTGCTGACGGGGACTGGAGCGTTTTAAATCCAGCCAAGGGCACCAAGGGATTCCTCGCAGACACATCATTCAGAACCCCCCTGGCTCTCGTCGATTTCAGCAACATCCCGAGAATCGACCTGCTGAGGTTTGGCCGCCAGCCGTTTAAAATCGGCAACCAGTTCAATCTGTCAGGAACCTTCGACGGCATAGTGCTCAACAAGACAGTCTTCGAAGATCCTTACTACCAGACCACTGTGGCTGCCTTCAAGTTCAACAATACTTCTGCTGCCGCTGGTTTTAACGACACCAACGACAATGACGGTCTCGACCTGCGTCTGGCCTCGCTGAAGGCCAACTACGGAGACCGGTTCCTGTACGAACTGTATCTGGCCAACCTGGAAAACGATACTGGAATCCTGATGCCTGATCAGACCGTAAAAATCGGTCTTGTCAATGAAGACACGCTCCAGAACATGAAATGGATCGGACTTTCATTGAACTACAATTTAGACGAAAGATGGCAGCTGCAGGGTGAAGTCTCCAGGAAATACTGGGAAGGGGACGTGGACTTCAACGGTGACGGCACCAATGACGGTAACAGCGACAGCGGCTTTCTGGCAGCTGTAGTCTTTCAGCCCGGATTCAAAAATAACGTCAAAGTCCAGACAGAGCATTACGGCAAATATTTCACTTCCATCGGAGTCACCGGCGGGTCGATCGTCCGCAGAGCCGAAGCCATGGGATACTGGAGGGATTTCGACAGTTTCCTCACTGATTT